ATCAACCTCTCAAAACTCACAAGTTTACCCTTCAAGTCAGATCCCATCTCACGATCATAATAAGCCGTGTACAAACTGAACGGCAGTTCTTTTGATACATAATCTATTTTTCCAAAGGAAGCTTCTAACTCAGGAAAAAGTTCGGATACCCAGTATTCGAGGTGTTGTGAAAAGATAAAGATCACCAGATTCACTGGTTCCACTCTTTTTATTTCTCCCACACAACCACCTCGAAATTCTCAACACGAATCTTCCATTCCTTTCCGGTCGATAAAACTGAACAGACACCGACATTCCCACTGATTCTGTAACGCTGACCGACTTGTAGATCAACCCTTTCTCCTGGTGCAAGTGGCATCTCGTTGAAATAGATCGGACGATTGGACTGGTTCACAAGTTGAACCTTTGGAGATCTAAGTACTGTAAAAAACTTCCATGCCGAATATGTAAAAAAGATCACAGATGCAGCAAAGATGACCAAAAGTAGAAGAGATATCAAATTGCCATTTGTAACGATCTTTTTGTTTTTTTCTCGAGTTTCAATCGGTTTAGGTTCAAACTGACCCAGCAACTCCACTGGATCCAAACCCAAGAATTCTGCACAGCTTTTTATATAATACTTCACATAGAATGGTGCATCTACCCTGTCAAACTGTCCCTCTTCGATTAATCTGATCTTCCACTCGGGAATTCCTATTTTTTGAGCAAGCTCATCTATACTCATTTGTTTGGACTCTCTTGCTTGTCTCAGAGCTTCTCCTATTTTCACCCATTTTTCCATAAAGATCACACCTTGTTAAAGAATCTACACATTATTATACCAGTTTACCTCATACTTCAGACCGCTTTCATCAAGGAAATGTACACCACGGGAATTAAGACATCTATCAATAGCATCGAGTACGAGAGATTTGTGTGATTGCTTCTCTACAAAATCTATTTGATCTCCATCGATAACCAATACGTTGCCGTTTGATCCATCTAAGAAGGTTCTATCATAGAAATAACATAGTTGTTCCCAATAAGATCTTTCCACACCGATCTCGTAATTTCTCCCTCTTTTTTCAATTCGTCGAAGAGCCGTTTGAACGGAACATTTTATGTAAACAAGCAATCTTGGGGAAGGTGATATTTCAGACATTGTTTTGTAAAAGTTTTCATAAACAGAATACTCGATAGATTGTAAGAAACCAAGTTTTTTCTGCATTTTCACAAAAACAAAATCTCCTGCCATCGAACGGTCCATCACGGCATTTTCAGTTTGATTTGCTTGCTTGATTTGTAAAAAGCGCTTGTGCAGGAAATAGAGTTCCATAGTTAAGCACCATCTGTACTTATCTTGGTAATATCTCTCAAGAATTCTATCTGCTAACTCATCACTCATTTCATAAAATCCATTCATTGCTCTCTCTCTTTCCAAGATTTCCACCAAAGTTGTTTTACCTGCGCCAACAGTCCCTTCCACAACGATTTCAAGCACTTGCTACACTCCTTTTTAAGGATTTACCATCGTATCGATAGACATATTTTTTGGGATCTTTTAGAATTTGTTGAATCACCAAATCAATTTGCCCAAAATTTTCATCTAACAGATCTGTGTCTACTATCAACAAAGTTGAAAGATTATAATGCGAGAAAAAATCTTCGTATTCTTGATTTAGAGTCTCCCAATATCCTTCATCGATTTGAAGTTCCCAGAGTCTGCCTCTTTTCTTAATCCTGTCAATAGCTGTTTTTGTTGAACATTTGAGATAGATCATCAACTCTGGTGGTGAAGATAAACTAACCAACTGATCGTGCAACTCTTCATATATTAAATATTCTATTTCTGTCA
The DNA window shown above is from Thermotoga profunda AZM34c06 and carries:
- a CDS encoding deoxynucleoside kinase, with product MLEIVVEGTVGAGKTTLVEILERERAMNGFYEMSDELADRILERYYQDKYRWCLTMELYFLHKRFLQIKQANQTENAVMDRSMAGDFVFVKMQKKLGFLQSIEYSVYENFYKTMSEISPSPRLLVYIKCSVQTALRRIEKRGRNYEIGVERSYWEQLCYFYDRTFLDGSNGNVLVIDGDQIDFVEKQSHKSLVLDAIDRCLNSRGVHFLDESGLKYEVNWYNNV
- a CDS encoding helix-turn-helix domain-containing protein, which produces MEKWVKIGEALRQARESKQMSIDELAQKIGIPEWKIRLIEEGQFDRVDAPFYVKYYIKSCAEFLGLDPVELLGQFEPKPIETREKNKKIVTNGNLISLLLLVIFAASVIFFTYSAWKFFTVLRSPKVQLVNQSNRPIYFNEMPLAPGERVDLQVGQRYRISGNVGVCSVLSTGKEWKIRVENFEVVVWEK
- a CDS encoding deoxynucleoside kinase, with protein sequence MRPKIIVEGTVGAGKTTFINCLTKRLMLEPLYELTDQKLVQILERFYADPIKWGFQLQIYFLTKRFQQMKLGCEKIDVIMDRSIFCDHIFPRVLLKRGEMTEIEYLIYEELHDQLVSLSSPPELMIYLKCSTKTAIDRIKKRGRLWELQIDEGYWETLNQEYEDFFSHYNLSTLLIVDTDLLDENFGQIDLVIQQILKDPKKYVYRYDGKSLKRSVASA